In one window of Hyla sarda isolate aHylSar1 chromosome 1, aHylSar1.hap1, whole genome shotgun sequence DNA:
- the DAD1 gene encoding dolichyl-diphosphooligosaccharide--protein glycosyltransferase subunit DAD1, with the protein MSVSVLSVVSRFLEEYVSSTSQRLKLLDAYLLYILLTGAMQFLYCLLVGTFPFNSFLSGFTSCVGSFILGVCLRIQINPQNKGDFLGISPERAFADFLFANTILHLVVVNFVG; encoded by the exons ATGTCGGTGTCGGTTCTTTCCGTTGTGTCCCGCTTTTTGGAGGAGTATGTGAGCTCCACTTCTCAGCGCCTCAAGCTGTTGGACGCCTATCTGCTATACATACTGCTGACGGGAGCCATGCAGTTTCTATACTGCCTGCTGGTGGGCACCTTCCCCTTCAACTCATTCCTGTCCGGCTTCACCTCCTGCGTGGGCTCCTTCATCCTGGGTG tGTGCTTAAGGATCCAGATCAACCCCCAGAATAAAGGAGACTTCCTAGGCATATCTCCAGAAAGAGCCTTTGCGGACTTTCTTTTTGCCAACACTATATTGCATTTGGTTGTCGTTAACTTTGTTGGATGA
- the LOC130277156 gene encoding uncharacterized protein LOC130277156 translates to MKNSFGFTPLWTNNKFKELVDCESTFWDSKGIKRLEQIFDNGQLFSFDHIKRVYDINDNDWLYYWQVSHAVHNTIDKEIYVTQKHNFIEALIQIEHLKKKGISILYKKLNKVIGIRGIDRIKEKWSRTVGTVSEDDWDTMGQNISKVSRNMEYKITQFKILHRTHYSALHLYRMVVKTTSQCVKCGLDEADYLHSFWSCEKISVFWESVIKEICIAGEKN, encoded by the exons ATgaaaaatagttttgggttcacacctttATGGACTaataataaatttaaagaattggttgattgtgagtcaactttttgggatagtaagggtataaaacgactggaacaaatATTCGATAACGGACAACTTTTTTCATTTGATCACATAAAAAGGGTGTATGATATTAATGATAATGACTGGCTGTATTACTGGCaggttagtcatgcagtccataacacgatagataaagagatatatgtaacacagaaacacaattttatAGAAGCACTAATTCAAAtagagcacttaaaaaaaaaaggaatttcaattttgtataagaaattaaataaggttATTGGAATAAGGGGGATtgatagaattaaagaaaaatggtctcggacagtgggtactgtgtctgaagaTGATTGGGACACTATGGGCCAAAATATAAGTAAGGTTTCCCGTAATATGGaatataaaattacacaatttaagatattacacaggacCCACTACTCCGCGCTTCATTTATATAGGATGGTAGTGAAGACTACGTCAcaatgtgttaaatgtggtttggatgaAGCGGATTatctacatagtttttggtcatGTGAGAAGATAtcggttttctgggaatctgtaataaaagag ATCTGCATTGCAGGAGAAAAAAATTGA